The segment CGCCGAGGCCTTGCTCAAGCCGCTGGTGGCGGGGGGTAGGATTGTCCGCGACCTGCCGCCTCCCCGAACGCTCCGCGAGCACGTGCTCGAGCAGATGGCGCGCATCGAGCTCACTCCCGCCCGCGAGCACGGGCTCCGCGGCGACTACTAACTCGGCGACGCGGGGCGATGTCGGGCCGGGCCAATCCTGCCCCCGGGCTCACCGCATCGGCCCACCAAGTCGCCCACTAGGTCGTTCAATGGGCGTGCTCGATGAGATTGTCGCGAACAAGCGCGAGGAACTCCGACGCCTCCGCGCCGAGCGGCCGCAGGCCGAGCTGGAGGCCGCGTGCCGAGGCCTCGGCCCCGCGCGCGAGTTCGAGGCGGCCCTTCGGCCGCAGGCGGCGGGTGGTGTCCGGCTCATCGCCGAGGTGAAGAGAGCGTCTCCATCCAAGGGCACCCTCAATGCGGCCCTCGACCCGGCGAGCCAGGCTCGTGACTATGCCGCGGCGGGAGCCGCAGTCATCTCCGTGCTCACCGACCAGAAGTACTTCCGCGGCTCGCTGGAAGACCTGGTCGCCGTGCGGGCCGCCGTCGAGGTGCCGCTTCTCCGCAAGGAGTTCATCCTCGAGGAGTATCAGCTCTGGGAGTCTCGGGCGGCCGGCGCGGATGCGGTGCTGCTCATCGTGGCCGCCCTCGACGAGGCCCGGCTGCACGATCTCCACCACGCGGCCAAGGACGTCGGGCTCTCCACCCTTGTGGAGGTTCACACGGCCGCCGAGCTCGAGCGCGCGGTGGCGCTGGGCGCGCCCGTGATCGGCGTCAACAACCGCAATCTCCAGACGCTCGAGACCAGTCTCCAGCCCTCGCTCGATCTGTTGCCGCGGGTGCCGCGCGCGCACACCGCCGTCAGCGAGAGCGGGATCTTCACCGCTGCCGACGTCCGGCGGGTGGTGGAGGCAGGCGCCCACGCGG is part of the Candidatus Methylomirabilota bacterium genome and harbors:
- the trpC gene encoding indole-3-glycerol phosphate synthase TrpC translates to MGVLDEIVANKREELRRLRAERPQAELEAACRGLGPAREFEAALRPQAAGGVRLIAEVKRASPSKGTLNAALDPASQARDYAAAGAAVISVLTDQKYFRGSLEDLVAVRAAVEVPLLRKEFILEEYQLWESRAAGADAVLLIVAALDEARLHDLHHAAKDVGLSTLVEVHTAAELERAVALGAPVIGVNNRNLQTLETSLQPSLDLLPRVPRAHTAVSESGIFTAADVRRVVEAGAHAVLVGEGLVRAIDIAAKVRELTLR